A part of Pararoseomonas sp. SCSIO 73927 genomic DNA contains:
- the rodA gene encoding rod shape-determining protein RodA: MMLREPAVYERRLLMRQHSFGILEKLWQIPWLFVLVLCGVAAIGYVALYSAGGGTPDAYASKHALRFGFGLVIMLSLSLVDIRVIARFAWVGYAVGVALLVLVLVHGNVGKGAQRWIDVGPIQLQPSELMKIMLCLALAHWFHRASWERMGNPLFLIPPALAVLVPVALILKQPNLGTALITCMIGGAMFWAAGVRWWKFAILFAGVGFAAPIAYERLHDYQKARITTFMDPESDPLGAGYNIIQSKIALGSGGMWGKGFLQGTQGHLNFLPEKQTDFIFTMIAEEFGLVGALGTLGLLALVIIFALLTALRCRHQFGRLLALGLGTNFFLYVFVNIAMVTGSIPVGGVPLPLISHGGSAVLTVMLGFGLLGSAYVHRDVEFAAARD; this comes from the coding sequence ATGATGCTGCGCGAACCGGCCGTGTATGAGCGCCGGCTGCTGATGAGGCAGCACAGCTTCGGCATCCTTGAGAAGCTGTGGCAGATCCCCTGGCTCTTCGTCCTGGTCCTCTGCGGGGTGGCGGCGATCGGCTACGTCGCTCTCTACTCCGCCGGCGGTGGCACGCCGGACGCCTATGCCAGCAAGCACGCGCTGCGCTTCGGCTTCGGGCTGGTCATCATGCTGTCCCTCTCCCTGGTCGACATCCGGGTGATCGCCCGCTTCGCCTGGGTGGGCTACGCCGTCGGCGTGGCTCTGCTGGTTCTCGTGCTCGTCCACGGCAATGTGGGGAAGGGGGCGCAGCGGTGGATTGATGTCGGCCCCATCCAGCTCCAGCCCTCCGAGCTGATGAAGATCATGCTTTGCCTCGCCCTGGCCCACTGGTTCCACCGGGCGAGCTGGGAGCGGATGGGCAACCCGCTCTTCCTTATCCCCCCGGCCCTGGCCGTGCTGGTGCCGGTGGCGCTGATCCTGAAGCAGCCGAATCTCGGCACGGCCCTCATCACCTGCATGATCGGGGGCGCGATGTTCTGGGCGGCCGGGGTGCGGTGGTGGAAGTTCGCCATCCTCTTCGCGGGCGTCGGCTTCGCCGCCCCCATCGCCTATGAGCGGCTGCACGACTATCAGAAGGCCCGGATCACGACCTTCATGGACCCGGAGAGCGACCCGCTGGGCGCGGGCTACAACATTATCCAGTCCAAGATTGCGCTGGGCTCCGGCGGCATGTGGGGGAAGGGGTTCCTGCAGGGCACCCAGGGCCACCTGAACTTCCTGCCGGAGAAGCAGACGGACTTCATCTTCACCATGATCGCGGAGGAGTTCGGGCTTGTCGGCGCGCTCGGCACGCTGGGGCTGCTGGCGCTGGTCATCATCTTCGCGCTGCTCACGGCGCTGCGCTGCCGCCACCAGTTCGGGCGGCTGCTGGCCCTCGGGCTGGGGACGAACTTCTTCCTCTACGTCTTCGTGAACATCGCCATGGTGACGGGCAGCATCCCCGTGGGCGGCGTGCCTCTGCCGCTGATCAGCCATGGCGGCTCCGCCGTGCTGACGGTGATGCTGGGCTTCGGGCTGCTTGGCAGCGCCTATGTCCACCGCGATGTGGAGTTCGCCGCGGCACGAGACTAG
- a CDS encoding response regulator translates to MSGADLSRPRVLVVDDEAQIHRFLGPALAASGYEPLRAENAAEGLRLAASFAPAAILLDLGLPDLDGQAVIPRLRGFTEAPIIVLSARDREEGKVAALDAGADDYVEKPFALGELLARLRAALRRAAARGGGATEAVIRVGPLEVDLAGRMARLNDAHLRLTPREWALLAALARAGAGRVVTQRQLLLAVWGPGHAEDAQYLRVYIGHLRQKLGEAAGLIRTEPGVGYRLGSAE, encoded by the coding sequence GTGAGCGGCGCGGACCTCTCCCGGCCGCGCGTGCTGGTGGTGGATGACGAGGCGCAGATCCACCGCTTCCTCGGCCCCGCCCTCGCCGCCTCGGGCTATGAGCCGTTGCGGGCGGAGAATGCGGCGGAGGGGCTGCGCCTGGCCGCCTCCTTCGCCCCCGCAGCCATCCTGCTCGACCTCGGCCTGCCCGACCTGGACGGGCAGGCGGTGATCCCCCGGCTGCGCGGCTTCACGGAGGCGCCGATCATCGTCCTCTCCGCCCGGGACAGGGAGGAGGGCAAGGTGGCCGCCCTGGATGCCGGGGCGGACGACTACGTGGAGAAGCCCTTCGCGCTGGGAGAGCTGCTGGCGCGGCTCCGGGCCGCGCTGCGCCGGGCCGCGGCGCGCGGCGGGGGCGCGACGGAGGCGGTGATCCGGGTGGGGCCGCTGGAGGTGGACCTGGCCGGCCGCATGGCGAGGCTGAACGACGCGCACCTGCGGCTGACGCCGCGCGAGTGGGCCCTGCTGGCCGCCCTGGCGCGTGCGGGGGCCGGCCGGGTGGTGACGCAGCGCCAGCTTCTTCTCGCCGTTTGGGGGCCGGGGCACGCGGAGGATGCGCAGTACCTGCGCGTCTATATCGGGCACCTCCGCCAGAAGCTTGGCGAGGCGGCGGGGCTGATCCGGACGGAGCCGGGCGTGGGCTATAGGCTGGGATCGGCGGAGTAG